A genome region from Ammoniphilus oxalaticus includes the following:
- a CDS encoding DUF4317 domain-containing protein, protein MNRKDVAALRRQLKLDNDLLSITHIYNVFIKQESSDIYHEECQAFALLDREQQELFLANFKKVLGGRLGEKLFEIRFQRSAVDQPNETQQRLYEGLQTGDLGEWKAILRELALKMVQDVQYDKDIVITYIRGDYRKPTKRHSQETEIHEFDEVYRTPFMLCSLNQTEQPKRSLIFDFIEKEFKLNWMADPVINLTSPLGGFLFPCFTDNAADVNHILYAAGKANQPDMRFIESVLGGEQMMTAKEDKAVFEEIVKEVIGDQVNAETLSNVYEEINRLIDEEEEEQETSAMLDTKVVERVLKVSGVEEADTEKVQKAFKKVVDDENYELKASHVLPSFTSKSIKIDTKVAKISISPQDLKYVRQVNLNGKRCILIEVEEDAVIEGFTLLPEELLKEGESR, encoded by the coding sequence ATGAATAGAAAGGATGTTGCCGCGCTTCGTAGGCAATTAAAGTTGGATAACGATTTATTATCGATTACTCATATTTATAACGTTTTTATTAAACAGGAGAGCAGTGATATTTACCACGAAGAATGTCAGGCGTTTGCTCTGCTTGATCGTGAACAACAGGAGTTATTTTTGGCTAATTTTAAAAAGGTGTTAGGCGGCAGACTAGGTGAGAAGCTGTTTGAAATACGATTCCAGCGTTCAGCTGTTGATCAGCCAAATGAGACGCAACAACGGTTGTATGAAGGGTTACAGACAGGTGATCTTGGAGAATGGAAGGCAATCTTACGAGAATTGGCTCTAAAGATGGTCCAGGACGTTCAGTATGATAAAGATATTGTCATTACGTACATACGCGGCGATTATCGTAAACCAACAAAAAGGCATTCTCAAGAAACAGAAATACATGAATTTGATGAGGTATACAGGACTCCATTCATGCTTTGTAGTTTAAATCAAACGGAACAGCCGAAACGTTCCCTCATATTTGATTTTATTGAAAAAGAGTTCAAATTGAATTGGATGGCGGATCCAGTCATTAACTTAACCTCTCCCCTTGGCGGCTTTTTATTTCCTTGCTTCACCGATAATGCGGCTGACGTCAATCATATTCTATATGCTGCTGGAAAAGCGAACCAACCGGACATGCGCTTTATCGAAAGTGTGTTGGGTGGCGAGCAAATGATGACAGCAAAGGAGGATAAGGCTGTTTTTGAAGAGATCGTTAAAGAAGTGATAGGGGATCAGGTTAACGCGGAAACGCTGTCTAACGTATATGAGGAAATTAATCGATTGATTGACGAAGAGGAAGAAGAGCAAGAAACGTCGGCGATGTTGGATACGAAAGTAGTCGAGCGTGTGTTGAAGGTAAGCGGGGTAGAAGAAGCGGACACGGAGAAAGTGCAAAAAGCTTTTAAAAAGGTAGTTGATGATGAAAATTATGAGTTAAAGGCAAGCCATGTCCTTCCTAGCTTTACTTCCAAATCGATCAAGATTGATACAAAGGTAGCTAAAATTTCGATCAGCCCCCAAGATTTAAAGTATGTCAGACAGGTTAACTTGAATGGGAAGCGGTGCATATTGATCGAAGTTGAAGAAGACGCAGTCATAGAGGGCTTTACGCTACTTCCAGAAGAGTTGTTGAAAGAGGGAGAGAGTCGGTAA